The Agromyces mangrovi genome contains a region encoding:
- a CDS encoding TetR/AcrR family transcriptional regulator C-terminal domain-containing protein → MTSTAGRDTRRAPLTRDRVLRDALELADESGLEAVTMRRLADRLGVEPMSLYYHVPNKDALLDGLVELVFDEVEAATGGYAVPERDPEWKASLRARILTAREVMLRHPWATVIMQTRAFPGAITAGYADAVVGTLRSGGFSYDLIHHAMHALGSRMFGFSQELVTDDSQPDAAAAEALAARTPHLVAMFAEVAHDDPDSTIGWCDDATEFGFALDLVLDGLEAKARAGA, encoded by the coding sequence ATGACGTCCACGGCCGGGCGCGACACCAGGCGCGCGCCGCTCACGCGCGACCGCGTGCTGCGCGACGCGCTCGAACTCGCCGACGAGTCGGGCCTCGAGGCCGTCACCATGCGCCGCCTCGCCGACCGACTCGGCGTCGAGCCGATGTCGCTCTACTACCACGTGCCCAACAAGGACGCCCTGCTCGACGGCCTGGTCGAGCTGGTGTTCGACGAGGTCGAGGCCGCGACGGGCGGCTACGCGGTGCCCGAGCGCGACCCGGAGTGGAAGGCGTCGCTGCGCGCGCGCATCCTGACGGCGCGCGAGGTCATGCTGCGGCATCCGTGGGCCACCGTGATCATGCAGACGCGGGCCTTCCCGGGCGCGATCACCGCGGGCTACGCCGACGCCGTGGTCGGCACGCTGCGCTCGGGCGGGTTCTCGTACGACCTCATCCACCACGCGATGCACGCGCTCGGCAGCCGCATGTTCGGGTTCAGCCAGGAGCTGGTGACCGACGACAGCCAGCCGGATGCAGCCGCGGCGGAGGCGCTCGCCGCGCGCACGCCGCACCTCGTCGCGATGTTCGCCGAGGTGGCGCACGACGACCCCGACTCGACGATCGGCTGGTGCGACGACGCGACCGAGTTCGGCTTCGCGCTCGACCTGGTGCTCGACGGCCTCGAGGCCAAGGCCCGCGCCGGCGCCTGA